A genome region from Kaistia algarum includes the following:
- a CDS encoding helix-turn-helix domain-containing protein → MLSQDSIATVNLLVRSLPCEATLPPTLQGVFSRQPIEKFEPGAAVFWEGDEAEHVFEVVEGVLRVYKILGDGRRVITGFMYPGDLIGVSLKDRYLYTAEAVTRIQVRRFGHNRFQEEINRSPELRPQLFARLCDEMAAAQDQMVLLARKSAEERVASFLLHIARRLDNGHPPLRVVEVPMTRLDMADYLGLTIETVSRIMTRLTSRGVIAPSGRHAIIVRKSDKLTALAGEIEADHNASPAYTKQAVWPN, encoded by the coding sequence ATGCTGTCCCAAGATTCGATCGCCACGGTCAACCTTCTCGTTCGCTCGCTGCCATGCGAAGCGACGCTGCCTCCCACATTGCAGGGTGTCTTCAGCCGGCAGCCTATCGAGAAGTTCGAGCCGGGAGCCGCCGTATTCTGGGAAGGCGACGAGGCAGAACATGTGTTCGAAGTCGTCGAGGGCGTTCTGCGCGTCTATAAAATATTGGGTGATGGCCGTCGGGTGATCACCGGCTTCATGTATCCTGGCGATCTGATCGGTGTCTCACTCAAGGATCGTTACCTTTATACAGCGGAAGCGGTTACGCGAATCCAGGTTCGTCGTTTCGGACACAATCGATTTCAGGAAGAGATCAATCGGTCTCCGGAACTGAGGCCGCAGCTCTTCGCCCGGCTCTGCGACGAAATGGCTGCTGCGCAGGACCAGATGGTGCTGCTGGCCCGCAAGAGCGCCGAGGAGCGGGTTGCGAGCTTCCTGCTTCACATTGCCCGCCGCCTCGACAACGGACATCCGCCGCTCCGAGTGGTCGAAGTGCCGATGACCCGCCTCGACATGGCCGACTATCTCGGCCTCACGATCGAAACGGTGTCCCGCATCATGACCCGGCTCACGAGCCGCGGCGTCATCGCGCCCAGCGGGCGGCACGCGATTATCGTGCGCAAGAGCGACAAGCTGACGGCTCTTGCCGGTGAGATCGAAGCGGATCATAACGCTTCGCCCGCCTATACAAAGCAGGCGGTCTGGCCGAACTGA
- a CDS encoding acetate/propionate family kinase — protein MNQNLLVTFNPGSSTIKLGLFADANSKPRRIGGGMIDLRAAPLMLHISEGPKRTDIELKSALQEDLHDLISETLESLVEHFASDHFIGAGHRVVHGGDRFSGPARIDDQVLAAIAALRHLAPLHQPRAVRLIESIRRIWPDVPQIASFDTAFHRTQTDTERRIALPRELFGEGVKRYGFHGLSYKFIAGALAREAPEIAAGRVVVAHLGSGASLCALEGGISRSASMGFSTLDGIPMATRSGAIDPGILLYLLQERRLAVADLEDMLYHRSGLLGLSGISADARVLTESEEPAAAEAMAIFALAIARQVAAYAATLKGLDGLVFTAGIGEHQPALRAAVCDHLGWAGIDIDAQSNVFNETRISTRTSGVAVFVLPTDEESVIAEEAASILASG, from the coding sequence ATGAACCAGAACCTCCTCGTTACCTTCAACCCCGGCTCCTCAACGATCAAGCTCGGCCTCTTTGCCGACGCAAATTCGAAGCCTCGGCGCATCGGCGGCGGCATGATCGACCTGCGCGCTGCGCCTTTGATGCTGCATATCTCGGAGGGGCCGAAGCGGACCGACATCGAGCTCAAGTCGGCGCTCCAGGAGGATCTGCACGACTTGATCAGCGAGACGCTGGAAAGTCTCGTGGAGCATTTCGCCTCCGATCATTTCATCGGCGCCGGGCATCGCGTGGTTCATGGCGGCGACCGCTTCAGCGGACCGGCCCGCATTGACGACCAGGTTCTCGCCGCGATCGCCGCGCTGCGACATCTGGCGCCGCTGCACCAGCCTCGCGCCGTTCGCCTGATCGAGTCGATCCGCCGGATCTGGCCGGACGTGCCGCAGATCGCTTCCTTCGATACGGCTTTCCACCGCACGCAAACAGACACGGAGCGGCGCATCGCCCTGCCCCGCGAACTCTTTGGTGAAGGCGTCAAGCGCTACGGTTTCCACGGGCTCTCCTACAAGTTCATCGCCGGCGCTCTGGCCCGAGAAGCGCCCGAAATCGCCGCTGGACGAGTCGTCGTCGCCCATTTGGGCAGTGGCGCCAGCCTCTGCGCGCTCGAAGGCGGGATCAGCCGCAGCGCATCTATGGGCTTCTCGACGCTGGACGGCATCCCGATGGCGACCCGCAGCGGCGCCATCGACCCCGGCATCCTGCTGTACCTTCTTCAGGAAAGGCGCCTCGCCGTCGCCGATCTGGAGGACATGCTCTATCACCGCTCCGGCCTTCTCGGTCTGTCCGGGATCAGCGCCGATGCCCGCGTGCTCACGGAGAGCGAGGAACCCGCCGCTGCCGAGGCCATGGCGATCTTCGCCCTCGCGATCGCACGGCAGGTGGCGGCCTATGCGGCCACCCTCAAGGGGCTGGACGGGCTTGTTTTCACCGCAGGCATCGGCGAACACCAGCCAGCGCTCCGCGCCGCCGTCTGCGATCACCTCGGTTGGGCCGGCATCGACATCGACGCGCAGTCCAACGTCTTCAATGAAACGCGGATCAGCACCAGGACGAGCGGTGTCGCCGTCTTCGTGCTGCCGACGGACGAGGAGAGTGTGATCGCCGAAGAGGCCGCGTCGATTCTCGCGTCGGGATGA
- a CDS encoding hybrid sensor histidine kinase/response regulator: protein MAAGPLVDEVARLLDGATIIVHDLDGRIGVWSGGCELLYGWKRDEAVGRNVDELLSTVYPERREAIVDAVRELGSWEGEVVHRDREGGEIWVASRWIALTGAGTESIAILQTNSDISSLKEAQADLASREAHLRSILDTVPEAMIVIDEEGTITSFSAAAERLFGFRSAEVAGKNVRVLMPSPDRERHDGYIRHYLMTGERRIIGYGRVVTGLKKDGTTFPMELAVGEALSQGRRVFTGFIRDLTSRHRMEEELRQSQKMEAIGQLTGGIAHDFNNLLTVISGNLEMIERRLDDPRLRILLKEAQDAADDGAKLTGQLLAFGRRQPLNPKPTDVGQLVTSFADLLRRTLGEAIELRTVVTGASHLALVDGSQLQNAILNLALNARDAMARGGRLTVEVSRTVLDRDYAEMYPGVRSGYFILVSVTDTGSGMTAEVKQRAFEPFYTTKGLGSGTGLGLSMVYGFVKQSGGHVQLYSEPGQGTSVRLFLPSSVTVHENAPVAPAARPDALPEGSETILVVEDDLRVRRVAVARLREGGYRVVEAGTGGEALELLRSVPEIRLLFTDVIMPGGIAGDELAREARRLRPDIKVLFTSGYAEPTVAGREFGDDESWLKKPYTARELAVRLRKLLDPA, encoded by the coding sequence ATGGCCGCAGGCCCGCTTGTCGATGAGGTCGCGCGGCTTCTCGACGGCGCCACTATCATCGTCCACGACCTCGACGGACGTATCGGCGTCTGGTCCGGCGGGTGTGAACTGCTCTATGGCTGGAAGCGGGACGAAGCTGTCGGGCGCAACGTTGATGAACTTCTGTCGACCGTCTATCCGGAGCGGCGCGAGGCTATCGTCGATGCCGTGCGTGAGCTGGGCTCCTGGGAGGGCGAGGTCGTCCACCGCGACCGCGAGGGCGGCGAGATCTGGGTTGCCAGCCGCTGGATCGCGCTCACGGGCGCGGGCACCGAGTCCATCGCCATCCTGCAGACCAACAGCGACATCAGCAGCCTGAAGGAAGCGCAGGCGGATCTGGCCAGCCGCGAGGCGCATCTGCGTTCCATTCTCGATACAGTCCCCGAGGCGATGATCGTCATCGACGAGGAGGGCACGATCACCTCGTTCAGCGCCGCCGCGGAGCGGTTGTTCGGCTTCCGCTCGGCGGAGGTTGCTGGCAAGAATGTCCGGGTCCTGATGCCGTCGCCGGACCGCGAGCGTCATGACGGTTATATTCGCCACTATCTGATGACCGGCGAGCGACGCATCATCGGCTATGGCCGGGTCGTCACAGGGCTCAAGAAGGACGGCACGACGTTCCCGATGGAACTGGCCGTCGGCGAGGCGCTGTCGCAAGGGCGGCGTGTCTTCACGGGCTTTATTCGCGACCTGACAAGCCGCCACCGCATGGAGGAGGAGCTCCGCCAGTCGCAGAAGATGGAAGCCATCGGCCAGCTCACCGGCGGCATCGCCCACGACTTCAACAATCTGCTGACGGTCATCAGCGGCAACCTTGAAATGATCGAGCGGCGGCTGGACGATCCGAGGCTTCGCATTCTCCTGAAAGAGGCCCAGGACGCGGCCGATGACGGCGCCAAGCTCACCGGCCAGTTGCTCGCCTTCGGCCGCCGTCAGCCGCTCAATCCGAAACCCACCGATGTCGGCCAGCTCGTCACCAGCTTTGCCGATCTGCTGCGGCGGACGCTTGGTGAGGCGATTGAACTTCGCACCGTCGTCACCGGAGCTTCGCATCTGGCACTCGTCGACGGTTCCCAGCTGCAGAATGCGATCTTGAACCTCGCCCTCAATGCCCGCGATGCTATGGCGCGCGGCGGCCGGTTGACAGTAGAGGTCTCGCGGACGGTTCTCGATCGGGACTATGCCGAGATGTATCCCGGCGTGCGCAGCGGCTATTTCATACTGGTTTCGGTCACCGACACCGGATCGGGCATGACGGCCGAGGTGAAGCAGCGGGCCTTCGAACCGTTCTACACGACCAAGGGACTAGGCTCGGGAACCGGCCTTGGTCTCTCCATGGTCTACGGCTTCGTCAAGCAGTCAGGCGGGCATGTCCAGCTCTATAGCGAGCCGGGGCAGGGAACGAGCGTCCGGCTCTTTTTGCCGAGTTCCGTGACCGTCCACGAAAATGCGCCGGTAGCGCCTGCCGCCCGCCCAGATGCGCTTCCGGAAGGCAGCGAAACCATTCTCGTCGTCGAGGACGATCTGCGGGTACGCCGGGTCGCCGTGGCCAGACTGCGCGAGGGCGGCTACCGCGTTGTCGAGGCCGGGACGGGTGGCGAGGCGCTGGAGCTCCTTCGCTCTGTGCCCGAGATCCGGTTGCTTTTTACCGATGTCATTATGCCGGGCGGAATAGCCGGCGACGAACTGGCACGAGAAGCCCGGCGGCTTCGACCCGATATCAAGGTGCTCTTCACGTCGGGCTATGCCGAACCCACGGTTGCCGGTCGCGAATTTGGCGACGATGAGAGCTGGCTGAAGAAGCCCTATACAGCGCGCGAACTGGCGGTGCGCCTGCGCAAGCTGCTCGATCCGGCCTGA